Proteins encoded within one genomic window of Paramisgurnus dabryanus chromosome 11, PD_genome_1.1, whole genome shotgun sequence:
- the lrrc2 gene encoding leucine-rich repeat-containing protein 2 isoform X1 produces MSFLASIMRSDRMSSGIPVYDLSLIQKLWEGRVKKYRQRQKKEEERISKSALTKLKVEWQYRIACRKLKSSEVETLQCYLERSTLTQLNILPNINKDNKEEDKKFIFELTGNKWMKLPEELQYMTYLKEWHIHGTKIPEIPTYIEMFVDLCVLDVPKNGLTRLPAEIGKLISLRELNVSYNKLISIPAELGDCENLERLEMTANINLTELPFELSHLKKLKYLDMSENQFPTIPICVLRMESLTFLDISNNRLKDLPEDIDRIEALETVFLHRNKIKFIPMSMDNITHLKMLVLSADELISIPSRFVDNPDIKLIRLYDNPLKTEDEEHVSEINTDEHEKEFMKMYLQSLEERETQPTYTTKVSLNCLL; encoded by the exons ATGTCATTTTTAGCTTCCATCATGAGATCAGACCGGATGAGTTCTGGTATTCCTGTGTACGACCTCtcactgattcaaaaactgtGGGAGGGGCGCGTGAAAAAATACAGACAGCGACAGAAGAAAGAGGAAGAGCGAATCAGCAAAAGTGCTTTGACCAA GTTGAAAGTAGAATGGCAGTATCGCATCGCATGTAGAAAGTTAAAGAGTTCAGAGGTGGAGACGTTGCAGTGTTATCTAGAGAGATCAACTCTTACACAACTCAACATTCTGCCCAACATTAATAAAG ATAATAAAGAAGAGGACAAGAAGTTTATTTTTGAATTGACTGGAAATAAATGGAtg AAATTACCTGAAGAGCTTCAGTATATGACCTATCTGAAGGAATGGCACATCCATGGAACAAAGATTCCGGAGATTCCCACTTATATTGAGATGTTTGTGGATCTGTGTGTGCTGGATGTCCCAAAAAACGGTCTGACGAGGCTTCCGGCTGAGATCG GAAAACTAATCAGCTTAAGGGAATTAAATGTAAGTTATAATAAATTGATTAGCATTCCAGCTGAACTTGGAGATTGTGAAAATCTGGAGCGATTGGAAATGACAGCAAACATCAATCTGACAGAGTTACCTTTTGAG ctgagtcatttaaaaaaactgaagtatTTGGACATGTCAGAAAATCAATTTCCCACTATTCCCATCTGTGTCCTTCGCATGGAGAGTCTGACATTTCTGGATATCAGTAACAACAGACTCAAAGATCTCCCTGAAGACATTGACAG GATTGAGGCATTAGAGACGGTGTTCCTACACAGAAATAAGATCAAATTCATCCCTATGTCCATGGATAACATCACACACCTCAAGATGTTGGTGTTGAGCGCAGATGAGCTGATCAGCATCCCATCCAGATTCGTGGATAATCCTGACATCAA ATTAATCAGATTATATGACAATCCATTAAAGACTGAAGATGAAGAACATGTGAGTGAGATAAACACAGATGAACATGAGAAAGAATTCATGAAGATGTATCTACAGTCATTAGAGGAAAGAG AAACTCAACCAACCTACACCACAAAAGTGTCACTGAACTGTCTTCTATAA
- the spinb gene encoding spindlin b yields MKTPHGHGSSHHHHRSKDPKVRGVLGDRSVVKKSSHRHRQRNAVDHNITSVQCHTENIVGCRIQHTWKEDGHSPVSLWTGTVLVQVPVNLHLYLIKYDSVDCVYGIEIFKDTRVKNLEILDSQIASFRVGDGLLANKLLGRAVGHMFEQDDGSKDEWRGLVLSRAPVMPTWFFITYEKDPTLYMYPLLQDYKEGDLRILPDLDDSGEVREPGEVLDTLVGKQVECLNKDGTEKMGTIIQQVQAKPSVYFIKFEDDYHIYVYDMIGS; encoded by the exons ATGAAGACTCCACATGGACATGGCTCAAGCCATCATCATCATCGCTCCAAAGATCCTAAAG TACGTGGTGTTTTGGGTGACCGGTCTGTAGTGAAGAAGAGCTCTCACAG ACACAGACAGCGTAACGCAGTCGATCACAACATCACATCTGTCCAATGTCACACTGAGAATATTGTGGGCTGTAGAATCCAACACACATGGAAGGAAGACGGTCACAGTCCGGTGTCTCTGTGGACGGGGACCGTACTCGTCCAGGTACCCGTGAACCTTCATCTCTACCTCATCAAGTATGATTCTGTCGACTGCGTCTATGGCATTGAGATTTTCAAAGACACGAGAGTTAAAAACCTTGAGATTTTAGACAGCCAAATTGCCTCGTTTCGAGTCGGTGACGGTCTTCTAGCAAACAAACTGCTGGGACGAGCGGTGGGACACATGTTTGAACAGGACGATGGATCCAAGGATGAGTGGAGAGGTTTGGTGCTCTCCAGAGCTCCTGTCATGCCAACCTGGTTCTTCATAACCTACGAGAAAGATCCCACGCTTTACATGTATCCGCTGTTGCAGGATTATAAAGAAGGTGATCTCCGGATACTTCCAGATTTAG ATGATTCGGGAGAGGTCCGAGAGCCTGGAGAAGTGTTGGACACACTGGTTGGCAAACAGGTGGAGTGTTTAAATAAAGATGGCACAGAGAAGATGGGCACTATTATCCAACAGGTTCAGGCTAAACCATCTGTTTACTTTATTAAGTTTGAAGATGACTATCACATCTATGTCTATGATATGATTGGATCATAG
- the lrrc2 gene encoding leucine-rich repeat-containing protein 2 isoform X2, producing MRSDRMSSGIPVYDLSLIQKLWEGRVKKYRQRQKKEEERISKSALTKLKVEWQYRIACRKLKSSEVETLQCYLERSTLTQLNILPNINKDNKEEDKKFIFELTGNKWMKLPEELQYMTYLKEWHIHGTKIPEIPTYIEMFVDLCVLDVPKNGLTRLPAEIGKLISLRELNVSYNKLISIPAELGDCENLERLEMTANINLTELPFELSHLKKLKYLDMSENQFPTIPICVLRMESLTFLDISNNRLKDLPEDIDRIEALETVFLHRNKIKFIPMSMDNITHLKMLVLSADELISIPSRFVDNPDIKLIRLYDNPLKTEDEEHVSEINTDEHEKEFMKMYLQSLEERETQPTYTTKVSLNCLL from the exons ATGAGATCAGACCGGATGAGTTCTGGTATTCCTGTGTACGACCTCtcactgattcaaaaactgtGGGAGGGGCGCGTGAAAAAATACAGACAGCGACAGAAGAAAGAGGAAGAGCGAATCAGCAAAAGTGCTTTGACCAA GTTGAAAGTAGAATGGCAGTATCGCATCGCATGTAGAAAGTTAAAGAGTTCAGAGGTGGAGACGTTGCAGTGTTATCTAGAGAGATCAACTCTTACACAACTCAACATTCTGCCCAACATTAATAAAG ATAATAAAGAAGAGGACAAGAAGTTTATTTTTGAATTGACTGGAAATAAATGGAtg AAATTACCTGAAGAGCTTCAGTATATGACCTATCTGAAGGAATGGCACATCCATGGAACAAAGATTCCGGAGATTCCCACTTATATTGAGATGTTTGTGGATCTGTGTGTGCTGGATGTCCCAAAAAACGGTCTGACGAGGCTTCCGGCTGAGATCG GAAAACTAATCAGCTTAAGGGAATTAAATGTAAGTTATAATAAATTGATTAGCATTCCAGCTGAACTTGGAGATTGTGAAAATCTGGAGCGATTGGAAATGACAGCAAACATCAATCTGACAGAGTTACCTTTTGAG ctgagtcatttaaaaaaactgaagtatTTGGACATGTCAGAAAATCAATTTCCCACTATTCCCATCTGTGTCCTTCGCATGGAGAGTCTGACATTTCTGGATATCAGTAACAACAGACTCAAAGATCTCCCTGAAGACATTGACAG GATTGAGGCATTAGAGACGGTGTTCCTACACAGAAATAAGATCAAATTCATCCCTATGTCCATGGATAACATCACACACCTCAAGATGTTGGTGTTGAGCGCAGATGAGCTGATCAGCATCCCATCCAGATTCGTGGATAATCCTGACATCAA ATTAATCAGATTATATGACAATCCATTAAAGACTGAAGATGAAGAACATGTGAGTGAGATAAACACAGATGAACATGAGAAAGAATTCATGAAGATGTATCTACAGTCATTAGAGGAAAGAG AAACTCAACCAACCTACACCACAAAAGTGTCACTGAACTGTCTTCTATAA
- the mfsd14bb gene encoding hippocampus abundant transcript 1 protein, with protein sequence MLLKHIRERSAGRAKVGHAVVVIFLEFFAWGLLTTPMLTVLQKTFPQHTFLINGLIQGVKGFLSFMSAPLIGALSDVWGRKSFLLLTVFFTCAPIPLMIISPWSFFALMSVSGLLSVTFSVIFAYVADITEEEERSTAYGLVSATFAASLVTSPAIGAFVSVRYGDSLVVLLATIIAVLDILFVLLIVPESLPEKMRLSSFGLPISWEQADPFASLRKVGKDSTVLLICVTVFLSYLPEAGQYSSFFLYLGQVINFSSEAIAGYIAMVGILSIGAQTLLLRVLMKKIGNKSTVLLGLGFQLFQLAWYGFGSEPWMMWAAGAIAALSSISFPAVSTLVSHCTDRDQQGAVQGMITGIRGLCNGLGPALFGFIFFLFNVELSPVEQSHVSPDKDEKSAIPGPPFLFGAFTVLLALLVAVFIPTKQTSEVKTCSTWVLTEPVSGGVPGSSSVPLSDEDNEPLLQDSSVSPPEPTV encoded by the exons ATGTTGCTCAAACACATCCGC GAGCGCAGTGCTGGTCGGGCGAAGGTGGGCCACGCTGTGGTGGTGATTTTTCTGGAGTTTTTTGCCTGGGGTCTCTTGACCACACCGATGCTCACA GTCCTGCAGAAAACCTTTCCACAGCACACATTTCTCATTAACGGTCTGATTCAAGGTGTCAAG GGCTTTTTGTCGTTCATGAGCGCTCCTCTGATTGGTGCTTTGTCTGATGTTTGGGGCAGAAAAAGTTTCTTGTTACTGACAGTGTTTTTCACCTGCGCTCCCATACCGCTCATGATAATAAGCCCATG GTCTTTTTTTGCTCTGATGTCAGTGTCTGGACTTCTCTCTGTTACATTTTCTGTTATATTTGCATATGTAGCTGATATTACAGAAGAGGAGGAAAGAAGCACAGCATATGGACtg GTTTCTGCGACGTTTGCTGCGAGTTTAGTGACGAGTCCTGCTATAGGAGCGTTTGTATCTGTCAGGTATGGAGACAGTCTCGTGGTCCTGCTCGCCACCATCATCGCGGTGTTGGATATTCTCTTTGTTCTGCTGATCGTTCCTGAATCTCTGCCAGAAAAAATGAGATTATCATCCTTTGGTTTGCCTATTTCATGGGAACAGGCAGATCCATTTGCT TCTTTAAGGAAGGTTGGAAAAGACTCCACGGTTCTGCTCATCTGTGTCACAGTTTTCCTCTCTTATCTGCCTGAGGCCGGACAGTATTCCAGCTTTTTCCTTTATCTGGGACAG GTCATAAACTTCTCTTCTGAGGCGATCGCTGGCTATATTGCGATGGTTGGAATTCTGTCCATCGGTGCACAG ACATTACTTTTACGTGTTTTGATGAAGAAGATTGGAAATAAGAGCACAGTGTTATTGGGTCTTGGATTTCAGCTGTTCCAGCTGGCCTGGTACGGCTTCGGCTCAGAACCATG GATGATGTGGGCCGCCGGGGCGATCGCTGCGTTGTCCAGCATCAGTTTTCCTGCGGTAAGCACGCTGGTGTCACACTGCACGGATCGCGACCAGCAGG GAGCCGTTCAGGGAATGATCACTGGAATTCGAGGTCTGTGTAATGGACTCGGTCCGGCTCTGTTCGGATTCATATTCTTCCTCTTCAACGTTGAACTGAGTCCGGTCGAACAGTCTCACGTCTCACCCGACAAAGATGAG AAGTCGGCTATTCCCGGTCCTCCCTTTCTCTTCGGAGCGTTTACGGTTCTGTTGGCTCTACTGGTGGCCGTCTTTATTCCCACAAAACAGACTTCAGAGGTAAAGACCTGCAGTACTTGGGTCTTGACAGAACCTGTGAGCGGCGGTGTCCCAGGGTCCAGCTCAGTTCCTTTGAGCGATGAAGACAACGAGCCTCTTTTACAGGACAGTAGCGTATCACCGCCTGAACCCACTGTATAA